The genomic segment CCAAGTCAGAGGTTGAAAATCAAAGGTGCCAAAAATATTTATTCAACAAAGCAAGTATTTTAAATTTTTTATATGCCCTCCCTAAAACCTGTCTACCCACAGGTAGATAAGACTTTATCTCAAGATCCGTATGGACAAGCCCCGCCAGAGGCGGGGTAAAATCTATTTGGGGCGGTTCTTACTAAAGAACCCGTCTCAATTTAACAGTTTACAAAAATTAGCCCCTTTGACCTAATACTACCTTTCATATTAAGTCTTACGATATAGAAACCAGTTGGCATCTCTGCACCACTCTCGTCATCACCATTCCACTCAATTTTGTAAATACCTGGTTCTAATAAGCTATTGACGAGTGTCTTTACCATTCTACCTGCTATGTCATAAACAGAAAGCTCAACCCAATCCATGTGAGTAACACTGAAACTAACAAATGTCGCATGAGTAAATGGATTAGGAGTTACACTAAAATCATTACATACTTTAGATACTTTCTCCTCTACCTTGGGCTCAGTGATAAAAAGTTGACAGTCGTTAAGGAAACCGGGTGGATATATCCATCCACCAGCAACAAGTACTCTTCCATCCTGTAGTAGAGTTGCTGTATGATTCTCACGAGCCGGTATCAATGGTGGGACATCTTCAAAACTGCCTGTCTCCGGGTCGTAAATTTCGTAATCAGATAGAAATTGACCATAGACACCATCCCAAGCATAGCCAGCTACTACCAAAACTCTACCATCTTGAAGTAATACTGCAGCATGCGACCATCTTTCTTGATTCAAATTACCTGTTTCTTTCCAAATTCCACTTCCAGGGTCGTAAAGCTCACAAGAGTTGTAAGCACCAATCCCTCCGGTTACAAGAACTTTGCCATTCTGAAGTAAGATTGCTGCATGGTCACAGCGAGAATGATTAAGGCTACCTGTTTGTACCCACTCTTGGCTAAACCCATAAAATGCACAAAAAGTGGCTACAAATACAGTTATCTTGTAAACCATTGCTTACATCCAAATGTCTTTATCTCTATCAAAGTAGTGTAAACTTCTTTGTCACCGCCACTTTATTAACCTCTAATCTGTAAAAGTATACACCTGCTGCTATTTTGTGTCCCATAAAGTTTTTGCAGTCAAATGTAACACTATGAACTCCAGCCTCATTTTGGGCATCAACGAGTGTTCTAATTTCCTGTCCAAGTAAGTTATAAACTTTAAGGCTGACCTTAGCCGTGTTTGGTATTTGGTATCTAATCTCAACTTGTCCTATAGCAGGGTTTGGAATAGCAGGCAGTAGTGCTAATCCAAAGTTGGCTACAGGCTCTTCAGTCCCTGCTACCCCTCTCACAAATGCACGTATTAACAGCTCTGACCCTTCCCTCGCTCTATAAGGAGCCCATACCCCGGTAAACTCCCACGCCCGGCGTGAGAAAGGTGTAGTTAGCTCCATTATCATAGCCGGATATTGGGCACCAGTCTGAATCATGCCAACATAGAACTTACCCTCTTTGATAGTATCAAGGCCACTCGGTATAGCAATAGTGTAATAATCAAATCCTCCACCTGCTGGCACATTAATTGTATCAGCGTAGATAATTGTACCGGGACTACCATCAGGACCGTCGTCATCCATAAATAGTATGGGGGTATTGACTGCATTATCTGTTTGCAATGTAACTTGCACAGACTCTACTATAGTAGGATAAGCGGGTGGCTTAAACTCTTGTCCCCAGCCCGCACCAGCTCCATACCAGGCACTTCCTTGTGCTTGTTGTGGATTAGAGTCGTATATAAGCCAGCCAGGGTAGGTTATAACCATAAACTCTACATCCTTGGTATTGTTGATAGAGTTAATATCACCAGATAATGCAGTCCTAACATTAGCATAGTAATTGCCTGTAGCTGTAGGTGTCCAGTCCCTGAAGTTAACTGTAGTTAACTCACCCGCCGGCAGACTTGCAACACTCTCAGTATCACTGTATTGCGTGGCACCGGCTACTCTTCTAATAACACAAAATACATTAAAATTCTCTGCATCCACATTACCGTAGTTCTTAATAGTAGCAAAAATTTGTATAGGCTCATTAGGAAAACAGAATATGCCTTTACTACCATCAGATATAGCTTCGTATACACCAATATCTTTGGCTTGGTAAGTAGTTGACTCTGGAGGTATAAATTTGACAGCTAACCCAGAGTCTGGCATCTGGTTAAGTAGATATTGAAGACCGTCGTTCCCGATGACATTCTCAATCCCTGCGCAATCCATATTTTGGTAGAAACTACCTTGTTGTCTACCATACTGGAATAGAATAGTGCTGTCATTAGCACTCAGTATCAATTGAAAAGTATGCGCCCCTACAAGCCCCTGTTGTGTCCAGGCAGGCACATTGATAAAAGAGACAACCAAAGTATCTACATTATTAGAGTAGTAGTAACACCTACCTTGAGAGCCAGCTCCAAACGCAATATCAGCGCCAAGTGGTATAACCAAATCATTTGGTGGTGTAGTATTTGGGATAGTATTTCCACCATCCTCCTGTGGAAAATATACATCAGAGTAAGTGAATGATATAGCACCGTTAGACTCAATCCAAAACTTATCTACTCTGTACCAATAGTACGGAAACTCAAATCCAATATTGTATGGACCTGAATTGTTATCATCACCAAGTCCAATCACCTCAGTTCCAATTCCAGTGATATCAATCCAGTTGTAAGTAGGTCCACCTGGTGAATTGCTATCAAGCCAATAGTAGCCGTAGTTGTCTGTATCACTCTTGGATGGCGAAAATGGAATAGATACCCACCTTTTGTTTAAAGTATTGCTAACACCAAAGCAATAACTTGCTACCAATAAACAAAGCCCAGTTAATATTACCTTTCTCATATTGCCTCCTATTTCACCACAACTGCACTCTGTAGGGGCGAGGTTACCTCGCCCCTACACCTCTACTTAATGGAGCAGAATCAGCTTATGAGTTAAATCAAGACTACCAGAGGTAGCACCTCCAGTTGTAAACTTTAAGAAATATATGCCAGAATTTACACTTGTAGCCTCCCAGCAAGCTTTGTGTATTCCTTTTGACTTCACACTATTTTCAAGCGTAGTCACCAATCTACCTGTCATATCGTAAATCTTAGCACTCACAAAAGTCCGATATGGGAGCTCGTAAACGATTACACCACAATTATGCATAGGATTAGGATGCCAGGTAAACTTGAATCCATTCGGTATAGATGATGTCTCTTCTATCCCCGGTAGTCCACCATGAACTATACGCATAAGCCAATCACCATCCCCTACAGTATTCCATGTGGCTAAATCTTGTGTCCAATACGACCTGTTATTTATAGGTGCATTTTGGTCTAATCCAATTCCGGGTCCGGTCTGGCCAGATTCAAACTTAGCTACAAGCCAGATATTACCTGGTGCCGGTATCTGTGTCAGTGTAGTATCAAATTCAACCACTATCCAGCCAGGTATTTGAGTAGCAGATGGGTCTTGAATCTTCTGATATGGAGCGTTCATATTAGGACTTGTAGCAGTGCCAGGGAATACACCTATGTAATCAAATGGGGTTGTGCCACTAACATACACTTTAGCCTTCTTGACACAAATGTTTGTCCCAAAATATGGAGTAAATCTGACTGCAAATGCATCCTGTGCCCCATTTGGACTCTGTACCACATACCAGGCTTCTGGAACACCGTCATCATATGAAATCTCACCATAATCATAGCTCTGAGAAGCTGCTATCAATGTATCACTATGTGGGTTCATATCACCAGCTAGTAATGTAGCAAAAGTAAATGTATATGGTTCGTCATAGAGTGCCGGTCTCCATGTATCAAATGTTAATCGCCGCGTTGCCATTGAAGCTAAGTTAGTAACTTGTTGAGTATCTGCATATACAACATTATTAAACTCATCCATTATGATACACTCAGTACCAAAACTCTCTGAGTTAAGCCCTACATTCTGGACTGTAGCTCTCACTTGGTATGTTGTATCTACCCATACCCATGCACCTGGGCTATCTCGAGATAGGACACGGACATCGTGTGCAAGCGCAACCCACGACACATAAGCATAGTTAGATAGCTCTGTCCCATTACCATCCCACTGAAGCTCAGTCCAATGTCCTGGTATTCCAAACCAGCTATGACCACGCCAAGAGCCGTCACCAAGTGAAGAAGGGAAACCACTGGCATTTACCACATCAACTGCTACCCAGAAGTCACCTGAGTCAATCCTTAATGAATCAGCACCGAGGTCAAATTCTGTGACAGCTGGGTACCTCCGTGC from the bacterium genome contains:
- a CDS encoding kelch repeat-containing protein; the encoded protein is MVYKITVFVATFCAFYGFSQEWVQTGSLNHSRCDHAAILLQNGKVLVTGGIGAYNSCELYDPGSGIWKETGNLNQERWSHAAVLLQDGRVLVVAGYAWDGVYGQFLSDYEIYDPETGSFEDVPPLIPARENHTATLLQDGRVLVAGGWIYPPGFLNDCQLFITEPKVEEKVSKVCNDFSVTPNPFTHATFVSFSVTHMDWVELSVYDIAGRMVKTLVNSLLEPGIYKIEWNGDDESGAEMPTGFYIVRLNMKGSIRSKGLIFVNC
- a CDS encoding T9SS type A sorting domain-containing protein, which encodes MRKVILTGLCLLVASYCFGVSNTLNKRWVSIPFSPSKSDTDNYGYYWLDSNSPGGPTYNWIDITGIGTEVIGLGDDNNSGPYNIGFEFPYYWYRVDKFWIESNGAISFTYSDVYFPQEDGGNTIPNTTPPNDLVIPLGADIAFGAGSQGRCYYYSNNVDTLVVSFINVPAWTQQGLVGAHTFQLILSANDSTILFQYGRQQGSFYQNMDCAGIENVIGNDGLQYLLNQMPDSGLAVKFIPPESTTYQAKDIGVYEAISDGSKGIFCFPNEPIQIFATIKNYGNVDAENFNVFCVIRRVAGATQYSDTESVASLPAGELTTVNFRDWTPTATGNYYANVRTALSGDINSINNTKDVEFMVITYPGWLIYDSNPQQAQGSAWYGAGAGWGQEFKPPAYPTIVESVQVTLQTDNAVNTPILFMDDDGPDGSPGTIIYADTINVPAGGGFDYYTIAIPSGLDTIKEGKFYVGMIQTGAQYPAMIMELTTPFSRRAWEFTGVWAPYRAREGSELLIRAFVRGVAGTEEPVANFGLALLPAIPNPAIGQVEIRYQIPNTAKVSLKVYNLLGQEIRTLVDAQNEAGVHSVTFDCKNFMGHKIAAGVYFYRLEVNKVAVTKKFTLL
- a CDS encoding T9SS type A sorting domain-containing protein, with product MKRVVLVIPILIGIVSYCFGTHVPVIRKVSEGWIGSGNQDRLTYKDGRIEEWIKYYNENPHWIVWAPADSQLATAFTMTNFPQVQYPFHIKRLRHIFYEHPELPWDGDQFNFRIYAGDGSTILYSSPQLTARRYPAVTEFDLGADSLRIDSGDFWVAVDVVNASGFPSSLGDGSWRGHSWFGIPGHWTELQWDGNGTELSNYAYVSWVALAHDVRVLSRDSPGAWVWVDTTYQVRATVQNVGLNSESFGTECIIMDEFNNVVYADTQQVTNLASMATRRLTFDTWRPALYDEPYTFTFATLLAGDMNPHSDTLIAASQSYDYGEISYDDGVPEAWYVVQSPNGAQDAFAVRFTPYFGTNICVKKAKVYVSGTTPFDYIGVFPGTATSPNMNAPYQKIQDPSATQIPGWIVVEFDTTLTQIPAPGNIWLVAKFESGQTGPGIGLDQNAPINNRSYWTQDLATWNTVGDGDWLMRIVHGGLPGIEETSSIPNGFKFTWHPNPMHNCGVIVYELPYRTFVSAKIYDMTGRLVTTLENSVKSKGIHKACWEATSVNSGIYFLKFTTGGATSGSLDLTHKLILLH